The following proteins come from a genomic window of Prionailurus viverrinus isolate Anna chromosome D1, UM_Priviv_1.0, whole genome shotgun sequence:
- the SYVN1 gene encoding E3 ubiquitin-protein ligase synoviolin, translating into MFRTAVMMAASLALTGAVVAHAYYLKHQFYPTVVYLTKSSPSMAVLYIQAFVLVFLLGKVMGKVFFGQLRAAEMEHLLERSWYAVTETCLAFTVFRDDFSPRFVALFTLLLFLKCFHWLAEDRVDFMERSPNISWLFHCRIVSLMFLLGILDFLFVSHAYHSILTRGASVQLVFGFEYAILMTMVLTIFIKYVLHSVDLQSENPWDNKAVYMLYTELFTGFIKVLLYMAFMTIMIKVHTFPLFAIRPMYLAMRQFKKAVTDAIMSRRAIRNMNTLYPDATPEELQATDNVCIICREEMVTGAKRLPCNHIFHTSCLRSWFQRQQTCPTCRMDVLRASLPTQSPPPPEPADQGPPPAPHPPPLLPQPPNFPQGLLPPFPPGMFPLWPPMGPFPPVPPPPSSGEAVAPPPTSAALSRPSGAATTTAAAASSASASAPGSAPAPEAGPAPGFPFPPPWMGMPLPPPFAFPPMPVPPAGFAGLTPEELRALEGHERQHLEARLQSLRNIHTLLDAAMLQINQYLTVLASLGPPRPAASVSPTEETPGVVTAATPTSVPSSEATTPSPGDSPPAPEPDKPPAPESVGTEELPEDGEPDAAELRRRRLQKLESPVAH; encoded by the exons ATGTTCCGCACCGCAGTGATGATGGCGGCCAGCCTGGCGCTGACCGGGGCCGTCGTGGCTCATGCCTACTACCTCAAGCACCAGTTCTACCCCACCGTGGTGTACCTGACCAAGTCCAGCCCCAGCATGGCA GTCCTCTACATCCAGGCCTTTGTCCTTGTCTTTCTCTTGGGCAAAGTGATGGGCAAGGTGTTCTTTGGACAGCTGAGGGCAGCAGAGATGGAG CACCTTCTGGAACGTTCCTGGTATGCCGTCACTGAGACTTGTCTGGCCTTCACTGTCTTTCGGGACGACTTCAGCCCCCGCTTTGTCGCACTCttcactctccttctcttcctcaagTGTTTCCACTGGCTGGCTGAGGACCGTGTGGACTTT ATGGAACGCAGCCCCAATATCTCCTGGCTCTTTCACTGCCGCATCGTCT CCCTTATGTTCCTCCTGGGTATCCTGGACTTCCTCTTCGTCAGCCATGCCTATCACAGCATCCTGACCCGTGGGGCCTCTGTGCAGCTGGTGTTTGGCTTTGAG taTGCTATCCTGATGACTATGGTGCTGACCATCTTCATCAAGTACGTGCTGCACTCCGTGGACCTCCAGAGCGAGAACCCCTGGGACAATAAGGCCGTGTACATGCTCTACACGGAGCTGTTTACAG GCTTCATCAAGGTTTTGCTGTACATGGCTTTCATGACTATCATGATCAAGGTGCACACCTTCCCTCTCTTTGCCATTCGGCCTATGTACCTGGCCATGAG GCAGTTCAAGAAGGCCGTGACAGACGCCATCATGTCTCGCCGAGCCATCCGCAACATGAACACGCT GTATCCAGATGCCACCCCGGAGGAGCTCCAGGCAACGGACAATGTCTGCATCATCTGCCGAGAAGAGATGGTGACTGGCGCCAAGAGACTGCCCTGCAACCACATTTTCCATACCAg CTGCCTGCGCTCCTGGTTCCAGCGGCAGCAGACCTGCCCTACCTGCCGTATGGACGTCCTTCGGGCATCACTGCCGACCCAGTCACCACCGCCCCCTGAACCTGCGGATCAGGGGCCACCACCTGCTCCTCATCCCCCAccactcctgccccagccccctaaCT TCCCCCagggcctcctgcctccctttccTCCAGGCATGTTCCCGCTGTGGCCCCCCATGGGCCCCTTTCCACCCGTCCCGCCTCCCCCCAGCTCAGGAGAGGCTGTGGCCCCTCCACCCACTAGTGCAG CCCTTTCTCGGCCCAGCGGAGCAGCCACGACCACAGCTGCCGCCGCCTCCTCCGCCTCTGCCTCGGCACCCggctctgcccccgcccccgaggCCGGCCCCGCTCCGggcttccccttccctccaccctggaTGGGCATGCCACTGCCTCCACCCTTTG ccTTCCCCCCGATGCCCGTGCCCCCCGCGGGCTTTGCTGGGCTGACTCCGGAGGAGCTGCGGGCTCTGGAGGGCCACGAGCGGCAACACCTGGAGGCTCGGCTGCAGAGCCTGCGCAACATCCACACCCTGCTGGACGCCGCCATGCTGCAGATCAACCAGTACCTCACCGTGCTGGCCTCCCTGGG GCCCCCTCGGCCTGCCGCCTCAGTCAGCCCCACTGAGGAGACCCCTGGAGTCGTCACTGCTGCCACCCCCACCAGCGTCCCCAGCTCGGAGGCCACCACCCCATCCCCAGGAGACTCCCCGCCGGCCCCTGAACCTGACAAGCCTCCAG CTCCCGAGTCCGTGGGCACGGAGGAGCTGCCTGAGGACGGGGAGCCTGACGCCGCAGagctccgccgccgccgcctgcaGAAGTTGGAGTCCCCTGTTGCCCACTGA